TGCTTACTATATTAGGGGAGTGAGTTGTTAGTATAATGGTTGTCTTTTTGTCGAAAAAATCTTTGAAAACGAGTCGTTGAAGGTGGGGGTGGAGGTGGGCCTCTGGTTCTTCGATTGCTAAGATCGTGGTAGCTCTTTCACCCGCTAGCTCTTTGCGTTCTAGTTCAAGGGAAAGGAGTACAAGGTAGATAAGGTTGCACAGCCCCAAGCTTGCTTCGCCTACCGAGCGTTTATTGATCCCATCAACATAGAGTTTGAGTGATCTTAATAGGTGTGTGGTTTCTGTTGATGCTACGCCGAGTGATGGGGATATTGAGTGGAGTTCTCCTACTATCTGCTTTAGGCGTGTCCCAATTCTTTCGCTTAATTCTTGAACGCCAGCAAGTTTTCCAAGTTCCTTTTGAGCAGAGTCTATCCCTGTGGCTACAGGGATTAATTCTTTGTGGGTTAGCGCTAGGCTTTCAATTAAGGGGCGTAGTGGAGACCTATTCCAGTACTTTAAGTCTCCTTCTGCATCTCTTAGAGCAGGCAGTATTTGAAGGGGCATGAATTTTCTTTGATAGTGCCCAAAGGTGTTTTCTTCGTTTAGTCCACCATAAATATTAAATTCATACTCTGCGTCTTCGCCAGGCACACTCCCTGCGACGGGTTTAAATTTGTATGTGATTTTGGCTTGGTGGGGTTTTTTGGGGGACACGACGTAATCGGAGAGTAACGCCATAAGTTTAGGGTTGCCTTCAAACCCTTCAATTAGAATAGCTATCTCAATTGTCTTGTGGTTTGAGATGGGGGAATCCAGGCCATCCCAAAAGTCGTCTTCGGTTAAATGTCTCGCGGAATCGGGAAGGGTGGGGTCCAATATTAATCTAAGCGCACGAAGAAAATTGGTTTTTCCAACCGAGTTTTCTCCCATGATTACCGCTTTGTTGGCGAGAGATATGTCTAGCTGTTTGAAATTTCGATAATTTCTGATTGAAACGTGAGAGATGTGCATGTTTAGGCCTTACAATAATATGTTGACTATTGATTGGTGTATAAACAAAATGAACCAGAAATTGAAGAGCGAACAATGCAAATAGCTCAAGTTGTGTTCAGTTTGTTAGCAATGGGTTTGTAAAGTCCCCGTAAACTAGGTCCATTGCAAATTAGAGAATTCTGGCCCAATGGAGATGCCCCTCCCGCAGGGGCGTGGATTGAAAAAAGACCATCGCACAGTTGGGCATTTCCTCTGACGTCGCCCCTCCCGCAAATGATAACCAAAGTTTATTCCAAAAGATGGAACGCCAAATTGTGTTTTTGAGCAACTATGATGCTTGTCCACAACGTGTCATTAGGGGGCTTTGGTGGCTCCACACACGCCGTACTGCCGGGGATGAATAGTCCTTTCCTCAGTCTGATGTGAAGAACTGTGGAGGTCTGCATATTCGTTTTAGTTTCGTATTTGCCTAAAATAAGCAGCTCTGTTATTTTAGTTTAGTCGATTATTCTAAAATAAGAAGGCTTCTTATGTTAAGAAAGAAAACAGGACGTATCGAGATTGTCAGCGTCAAGGATGAACGGGTGGAGGCATTCATCCCTGATCCACTGCCGCCGGAGCCGGGTATCAAGTGGGGCGGCGACTTGCAGAAGCTTTTCGATCAGGCTCATGTGTCGTTAGGCGAATTGAACGCCATCAATGAGATCGTTCCGAATACGGAACTCTTCCTTTATATGTATGTACGTAAGGAAGCTGTTCTTTCCTCCCAGATCGAGGGAACCCAGTCTTCGTTATCAGACTTACTGACACACGAGGTTGGCGAGGCCGTGTCTGTTCCCCAGGATGACGTGGCCGAGGTCAGCAACTATGTTGCAGCACTAAATCATGGATTGAAGCGCATGCGGGAGGATGGTTTCCCACTGAGCTTGCGTTTGCTTAAAGAGATGCACGCGATTCTGCTTCGGAGTGGGCGCGGCCAGAATCTTGCGCCGGGCGAATATCGGCGAACCCAGAATTGGGTTGGTGGCACTCGTCCGGGAAATGCCGTGTTCATTCCGCCGCCACATACTCATTTGATGGACCTTATGGGCGACCTGGAGAAGTTCCTTCATGATGAAGATATTCCGCCGCTCCTTAAGGCTGCCTTGACGCACTTGCAGTTTGAGACGATCCATCCACATCTCGACGGCAACGGTCGTCTTGGCCGATTGATGATCACTCTGCTTCTGTGCGCGGAAGGGCTTTTGAAGCAGCCGTCCTTGTATCTCAGTCTCTACTTCAAGACGTATCGCCAGCAATATTACGACATGTTGGATACGGTCAGAAGGAAAGGGGATTGGGAATCCTGGCTTGCGTTCTTCGCCGAAGCGGTCGTGCGAACGGCAGACCAGGCAGTCCTCACGGCCAAGGAGCTTCAGGACATGTTTGCCAGGGATTCAGCGACAATCAATGGATTGGGTAAGGCGAAGGAAACGGCCAAGGCCATCCACGACGCCTTGCTGGCACAGCCGATCTCCACCCCGTCCAGTCTGGTCGAAGCTACGGGAAAAACTCATGCGACGATCAACAGCTCCTTGCGCAACCTGGAGCTCTTCGGCATCGTGAAGGAAGTCAGTGGTAGAAAACGCAACCGGGTGTACGCCTACAGCGAGTATATCCGCATCATGGACATGGGGCTGGATGTCCCAGGCGAGCACTCTGCATAGACTGGTCAGTAGATGTCGAAATCCGGGTCAGGAATAGCCATGGATCAGACGGAAAAGAGACTGGTCGAAGGCCCAATTCACGTGGCTCGTCCGTGGCTTCAGTCGTGTCAAACGTGATTTTAATGCGATTGGTGACGTTTTTAACCGGCTGAAATCATATAAATAAGCGGCCTTCCCGTTTTCCTTTTGTGTCCTGTCACGCCGGAGGCCGAGGGTTCGAGTCCCTTCGGCTCCGCCATTAAAGAATCAAGGACACCAATCATTTCGGTTGGTGTCCTTTTTCTTTGGGCTTTTCACAAAGGCCTTGTGTGCAAATAATTGTGAATATGCACCTGAAAAAGGCTCCGAAAAGCATGCTTTTTCAGGTGCTTTCGTCTTGTGATGTCTCCATCGTTTCAGCTGTAAATGGGCCAGCCTCAAAACCCGACAAGCGGAAAATGCGGTTTCTTCCGTGTACTTCAGCGGCCCGGGGGCAATAATAACCAAGAAAACAAAAGAAGCGACCTTCGAAGCTACTCGGCAAATATCCGCTGACAAGGTGGAAAATATCGTGTTTACTGATGGAAGTTGATGCTGGAAGGCCACAAGAAACAGCTTTCAATTAAAAGCCCTGCACTGTATATGCGGGGCTTTTGATTTTCCGGGATATAAAAGGTGTTTTTTCGAACTGGTCGAATCATCGGTGCAAGTTGAAAATTGAATCTCCGAAGTCAAGGTTTGCGTGACTCGTACGTGGCTTCAGCTGTGTGAAACGTGTTTTCTGTGGCAAGTTTAACCTGTTGAAATGATGAAAGTTGGCAGCGTTCTTTTTTGTGCCGTATTGTCCTTTCGTGGCCTCACCTGAGAGACACCCTTCATGGCACTGCCGCTGAAGGGTGAATAATCGCAATCGTAGTGTCTCGCGGGTGTCAGTCTTTACCAGCCCGTTTGGCGCGGATGCGAATGAGGGTGTCCTCGTAAGCCTCACGGTTTGTGGGTCCGGCAAGCTCAAGCGCACGCACAGCAAGTTTTTCAGCTCGTTCAAGATCCTCGTCCATCACGTATAATGTCCACGCCAGATTGTTTCGTGCCTCAGCGTTGTCGTCTTGTTCTTCCACAGCGGATTCGAAGGAATCTGCGGCCTGTTTCAATTTACCCTGCGCGAACAACGCATTTCCCTTGAGCATTAAAGCTTCAGGGATTTCTTTTGCGGCAAGATCGTATTGTCTGACAGCTTCCTTGAGGCGGCCTTCGGACTCGTAGGCCAGTCCGAGGTCAAGGTGTTCTTCGGCTGTAAGCGGGTCAGAAGGTGGATCGATCACAGCGCGCATTGTGGCACAGCCGGAAGCTGAAAGCGCGAGCAGGAGCGTCAGGAGGCAGATGCTGAGCGAGTGTAAAGATTTCGGTGTCTTCATTGGGTTCATGGGGTGCCTTGCGTGTCAGGATGGATTTCGAGCGTCCAGCGGTTCGTGCGCTCCCACTGTGTGGCGAAGGTTTTCCAACGGGTCAACTCCGGTTTGTCTTCACCGGCCATGACCACCAGTCCTTCGGGGGTGTAACCGGCAACCACCATGAAGTGAAGCGCCTGCAGAGGAGGCAGGCCGCGATCTACCATGACGATGAGCGGGAGTCCTCGGTCCACAGCGTTCAGAAGCTTTCTCAGCGATCCAGAGTACCATTTGGTGCTGTATCCACGCTGCCTCGGATACAGGGCTAGATCGAGATTAAGTGTTCCCATACTTTCTGGACGATAGATTTCCGCAGCGATTTCATCAGGGGAGATAGAGTTTCCGTAGTGGTTGAGCACTGATGCCAGCGCCGCAGGACCGCATTGCATGGTTCGCTGCTTAAAGGCGGGAACCGAGGAGATAGTGTGCGATTCAGTGGGCTGCGAGAAGTCGGGCGGAAGGGTGCGCGTGGAACAGGCGGCCAGACCCAGACCGAAGGCCAGCCCGACTAACCCGGCCAATAGTGTTCTTGTGAGTGCACGTGTGCGGGAAGAGTCGCTCCCGCGCCATGGTTTTCCCAAAGCACGGGAGCGGCCGAATATTCGGCGAGTGAATTTTTGCATTGTGTTCGTAGTGACTAGAAGTTGTCAGCATCGCCAGTGATTTCCAGAATGGCCAGCACGATGATTAAAACCACCGCCACACCGGCCACGGCACCAATTACGCTACCCGCGGTGTCCACATTCTGAATGTCGTTGGACAGTTGGGAAACTTCCTGATCAGTGAGCATGGCAAGGCGTTGGTCAACCTCCTGCTCGGAGAAGCCCAGCTCGCTCAATCGCTCGGTGACGACCTTGCTTTCAAGGGCCTGCCGCACAGTGGTCATGTCCTGAGCTCGTTCCTGCGATATTTGGGTTTTTCCACTGGGGATGAGTTCCGCGTTTGCCACGGACACGTATCCGGCGTTGAACACTGCCATGACCATGAGCATCACCAGAGCACGAACGCTTTTGGACTGTAAAATCTTCTGCATAGACTCCTTNCTTCTTGGACTGCGCTAAAGATGGCACCTACTATTTTTAATATAACCACAAAATCCTGCCTGATGCAAAGCCCAGAAGTCGATGAGTCGATATTAATCTCCCGGGACGTACGATTGGTTTCAGGGCTTCACCTCTCATTACGCAGTTGTTTCCGAACAAGTCACAGGCGGGAACACTTGCCCCGAAAGAAGACTCCCGAACGAAGAGCCATACGGGTAAACGTGGATGAGTTTAGGCTTTGGTCGGGTTCGGTTGAGAGGGGGGAGTTCATGTAGTGGGCCTTTCGCATTTCGCAGAAAAGGCTTTTTCCTGAGGTTTTTATAGAAACAGTGCCATTTCACATTCGTGTGAAAATGTCCTTTGCGTTGATTGCGTGCCGAAGTTTTTGCTTGAAAAAAAGAAGTGATTTTTGCCAATAATGTTGTTTCTTGCTGCGTAATGAGTGCTTTTTAGTGGCTTTTTGGTCGAAAAAAGGGCTGAAAATGTCAAAAGTATGCATTTAGGGGTGACACCGCATTGCGTTATTGGTATTGCCCTTCGCACTGTTATTCATGATCCATATGGAAGGAGAATCCAAATAATGAATTGGTCAAAAAGCAATGATGTTCTGGGAAGCGTAAACCGCGGGAATGCCGTTGAATCCGGTCTGTGCACTCTTTGCCGGGCCGATTGTCAGGGCAAATGTGAGACATGGATGTCCTCGATGCGTGGACGTGAAATTCTGTACCCCCGCGACTTCGGGTTGGTCACTGCGGGCAGTGGCAACACCACGCATGTCGGCGTTTCCTACAACTCCCTTCGCATTCAGGGGCTGAATTACGGCGCTACCGGCCCCGTTAACAGCGATGAGGACCTCCTCTTTACCGACGTGAATCTGGAAACGTCCTTCGGTGCATCTGAAAAGACCAAATGTCGCGTGCCGTTTATGACCGGTGCTCTCGGCTCGACATTCATCGCCGCCAAATACTGGGACTCCTTTGCCGCAGGTTGCGCTCTGGTTGGCGCGCCCATCGTGGTCGGCGAAAACGTGGTCGGTGTGGACCGCGAGGCCGAAATGAGCAACGGTCGCATCACCAAGGCTCCCGAACTGGAGCGTCGCATCGACACCTACATGCGCTACTACGACGGCTACGGCGCCATCATCGTCCAGATGAACGTCGAGGACACTCGCAATGGCGTGGCCGAATACCTTGCCGAAAAATACGGCGACAAGGTCATCGTGGAGCTCAAGTGGGGGCAGGGC
The sequence above is drawn from the Desulfovibrio oxyclinae DSM 11498 genome and encodes:
- a CDS encoding C39 family peptidase, translating into MAGLVGLAFGLGLAACSTRTLPPDFSQPTESHTISSVPAFKQRTMQCGPAALASVLNHYGNSISPDEIAAEIYRPESMGTLNLDLALYPRQRGYSTKWYSGSLRKLLNAVDRGLPLIVMVDRGLPPLQALHFMVVAGYTPEGLVVMAGEDKPELTRWKTFATQWERTNRWTLEIHPDTQGTP
- a CDS encoding PA2779 family protein, which codes for MQKILQSKSVRALVMLMVMAVFNAGYVSVANAELIPSGKTQISQERAQDMTTVRQALESKVVTERLSELGFSEQEVDQRLAMLTDQEVSQLSNDIQNVDTAGSVIGAVAGVAVVLIIVLAILEITGDADNF
- a CDS encoding ATP-dependent nuclease is translated as MHISHVSIRNYRNFKQLDISLANKAVIMGENSVGKTNFLRALRLILDPTLPDSARHLTEDDFWDGLDSPISNHKTIEIAILIEGFEGNPKLMALLSDYVVSPKKPHQAKITYKFKPVAGSVPGEDAEYEFNIYGGLNEENTFGHYQRKFMPLQILPALRDAEGDLKYWNRSPLRPLIESLALTHKELIPVATGIDSAQKELGKLAGVQELSERIGTRLKQIVGELHSISPSLGVASTETTHLLRSLKLYVDGINKRSVGEASLGLCNLIYLVLLSLELERKELAGERATTILAIEEPEAHLHPHLQRLVFKDFFDKKTTIILTTHSPNIVSIAPIKSYAILRDSNGGTKGYSSAQSELSEYELNDLARYMDTNRGELLFSRGIIFVEGAAEEYLTTPFAKWRGIDLDQKGISVCSINGTHFEPYIKLVSEKNLNIPYVVITDGDPVDNNRKTINAGLSRGINIVNKALGEDTKHLEAQYERGYLKEVRVKLQDYNIFVGIHTLEIDLCKNAQDEMYKALESLGAGTTTLKRFEERIADTSLDGLPSYDNRAYILNRIEDYGKGLFAQRLASILDDDYSPEYFDLAIDRIDDLVTPN
- a CDS encoding tetratricopeptide repeat protein, coding for MRAVIDPPSDPLTAEEHLDLGLAYESEGRLKEAVRQYDLAAKEIPEALMLKGNALFAQGKLKQAADSFESAVEEQDDNAEARNNLAWTLYVMDEDLERAEKLAVRALELAGPTNREAYEDTLIRIRAKRAGKD
- a CDS encoding Fic family protein — its product is MLRKKTGRIEIVSVKDERVEAFIPDPLPPEPGIKWGGDLQKLFDQAHVSLGELNAINEIVPNTELFLYMYVRKEAVLSSQIEGTQSSLSDLLTHEVGEAVSVPQDDVAEVSNYVAALNHGLKRMREDGFPLSLRLLKEMHAILLRSGRGQNLAPGEYRRTQNWVGGTRPGNAVFIPPPHTHLMDLMGDLEKFLHDEDIPPLLKAALTHLQFETIHPHLDGNGRLGRLMITLLLCAEGLLKQPSLYLSLYFKTYRQQYYDMLDTVRRKGDWESWLAFFAEAVVRTADQAVLTAKELQDMFARDSATINGLGKAKETAKAIHDALLAQPISTPSSLVEATGKTHATINSSLRNLELFGIVKEVSGRKRNRVYAYSEYIRIMDMGLDVPGEHSA